The Theropithecus gelada isolate Dixy chromosome X, Tgel_1.0, whole genome shotgun sequence genome includes a window with the following:
- the RBBP7 gene encoding histone-binding protein RBBP7 isoform X2 has protein sequence MAAEAGVVGAGASPDGDWRDQACGLLVHVQLSSRVGRAAPVRTGRHLRTVFEDTVEERVINEEYKIWKKNTPFLYDLVMTHALQWPSLTVQWLPEVTKPEGKDYALHWLVLGTHTSDEQNHLVVARVHIPNDDAQFDASHCDSDKGEFGGFGSVTGKIECEIKINHEGEVNRARYMPQNPHIIATKTPSSDVLVFDYTKHPAKPDPSGECNPDLRLRGHQKEGYGLSWNSNLSGHLLSASDDHTVCLWDINAGPKEGKIVDAKAIFTGHSAVVEDVAWHLLHESLFGSVADDQKLMIWDTRSNTTSKPSHLVDAHTAEVNCLSFNPYSEFILATGSADKTVALWDLRNLKLKLHTFESHKDEIFQVHWSPHNETILASSGTDRRLNVWDLSKIGEEQSAEDAEDGPPELLFIHGGHTAKISDFSWNPNEPWVICSVSEDNIMQIWQMAENIYNDEESDVTTSELEGQGS, from the exons ATGGCTGCCGAGGCGGGTGTCGTGGGAGCTGGGGCCTCCCCTGATGGGGATTGGAGGGACCAGGCCTGTGGGCTTCTGGTACACGTGCAGTTGTCTTCCCGAGTGGGTCGCGCAGCCCCTGTACGTACAGGTCGTCATCTTAGAACAG TGTTTGAAGATACTGTGGAGGAGCGTGTCATCAATGAAGAATATAAAATCTGGAAGAAGAATACACCGTTTCTGTATGACCTGGTTATGACCCATGCTCTTCAGTGGCCCAGTCTTACCGTTCAGTGGCTTCCTGAAGTGACTAA aCCGGAAGGAAAAGATTATGCCCTTCATTGGCTAGTGCTGGGGACTCATACGTCTGATGAACAGAATCATCTGGTGGTTGCTCGAGTACATATTCCCAATGATGATGCGCAGTTTGATGCTTCCCATTGTGACAGTGACAAGGGTG AATTTGGTGGCTTTGGTTCTGTAACAGGAAAAATTGAATGTGAAATTAAAATCAATCATGAAGGAGAAGTAAACCGTGCTCGTTACATGCCGCAGAATCCTCACATCATTGCTACAAAAACACCATCTTCTGATGTGTTGGTTTTTGACTATACAAAACACCCTGCTAAACCAG aCCCAAGTGGAGAATGTAATCCTGATCTCAGGTTAAGAGGTCACCAGAAGGAAGGCTATGGTCTTTCCTGGAATTCGAATTTGAGTGGACATCTCCTAAGTGCATCTGATGACCAT ACTGTCTGTCTATGGGATATAAACGCAGGACCAAAAGAAGGCAAAATTGTGGATGCTAAAGCGATCTTTACTGGCCACTCAGCTGTTGTAGAGGATGTGGCCTGGCACCTGCTGCACGAGTCATTGTTTGGATCTGTTGCTGATGATCAGAAACTTATGAT ATGGGACACCAGGTCCAATACCACCTCCAAGCCGAGCCACTTGGTGGATGCGCACACTGCCGAAGTCAACTGCCTCTCATTCAATCCCTACAGCGAATTTATTCTAGCCACCGGCTCTGCGGATAAG acCGTAGCTTTATGGGATCTGCGtaacttaaaattaaaactcCATACCTTCGAATCTCATAAAGATGAAATTTTCCAG GTCCACTGGTCTCCACATAATGAAACTATTCTGGCTTCAAGTGGTACTGACCGCCGCCTGAATGTGTGGGATTTAAG TAAAATTGGGGAAGAACAATCAGCAGAAGATGCAGAAGATGGGCCTCCAGAACTCCTG TTTATTCATGGAGGACACACTGCTAAGATTTCAGATTTTAGCTGGAACCCCAATGAGCCTTGGGTCATTTGCTCAGTGTCTGAGGATAACATCATGCAGATATGGCAAATG gctgaaaatatttacaacgATGAAGAGTCAGATGTCACGACATCCGAACTGGAGGGACAAGGATCTTAA
- the RBBP7 gene encoding histone-binding protein RBBP7 isoform X1, with protein MRLRLAAWAGWEARVEKSRSKFGEREKSASDLGTRERGGGRKQGRGVWGAPRQQDWARAFDRGECVTRLGKAGAPVVGLLLANEGSPRRRRGANDPTQDVFEDTVEERVINEEYKIWKKNTPFLYDLVMTHALQWPSLTVQWLPEVTKPEGKDYALHWLVLGTHTSDEQNHLVVARVHIPNDDAQFDASHCDSDKGEFGGFGSVTGKIECEIKINHEGEVNRARYMPQNPHIIATKTPSSDVLVFDYTKHPAKPDPSGECNPDLRLRGHQKEGYGLSWNSNLSGHLLSASDDHTVCLWDINAGPKEGKIVDAKAIFTGHSAVVEDVAWHLLHESLFGSVADDQKLMIWDTRSNTTSKPSHLVDAHTAEVNCLSFNPYSEFILATGSADKTVALWDLRNLKLKLHTFESHKDEIFQVHWSPHNETILASSGTDRRLNVWDLSKIGEEQSAEDAEDGPPELLFIHGGHTAKISDFSWNPNEPWVICSVSEDNIMQIWQMAENIYNDEESDVTTSELEGQGS; from the exons ATGCGCCTGCGCTTAGCTGCCTGGGCGGGCTGGGAGGCGCGGGTTGAAAAGTCTCGTTCCaagtttggagagagagagaagagcgcCTCAGACCTCGGTACCCGCGAGCggggaggaggcaggaaacaAGGACGCGGCGTCTGGGGAGCACCCAGGCAGCAAGACTGGGCCCGGGCTTTCGACCGCGGGGAGTGTGTGACGCGTTTGGGAAAGGCAGGAGCGCCAGTGGTCGGGCTGCTCTTGGCTAACGAGGGGAGTCCGAGGCGGCGGCGAGGGGCGAACGACCCGACGCAAGATG TGTTTGAAGATACTGTGGAGGAGCGTGTCATCAATGAAGAATATAAAATCTGGAAGAAGAATACACCGTTTCTGTATGACCTGGTTATGACCCATGCTCTTCAGTGGCCCAGTCTTACCGTTCAGTGGCTTCCTGAAGTGACTAA aCCGGAAGGAAAAGATTATGCCCTTCATTGGCTAGTGCTGGGGACTCATACGTCTGATGAACAGAATCATCTGGTGGTTGCTCGAGTACATATTCCCAATGATGATGCGCAGTTTGATGCTTCCCATTGTGACAGTGACAAGGGTG AATTTGGTGGCTTTGGTTCTGTAACAGGAAAAATTGAATGTGAAATTAAAATCAATCATGAAGGAGAAGTAAACCGTGCTCGTTACATGCCGCAGAATCCTCACATCATTGCTACAAAAACACCATCTTCTGATGTGTTGGTTTTTGACTATACAAAACACCCTGCTAAACCAG aCCCAAGTGGAGAATGTAATCCTGATCTCAGGTTAAGAGGTCACCAGAAGGAAGGCTATGGTCTTTCCTGGAATTCGAATTTGAGTGGACATCTCCTAAGTGCATCTGATGACCAT ACTGTCTGTCTATGGGATATAAACGCAGGACCAAAAGAAGGCAAAATTGTGGATGCTAAAGCGATCTTTACTGGCCACTCAGCTGTTGTAGAGGATGTGGCCTGGCACCTGCTGCACGAGTCATTGTTTGGATCTGTTGCTGATGATCAGAAACTTATGAT ATGGGACACCAGGTCCAATACCACCTCCAAGCCGAGCCACTTGGTGGATGCGCACACTGCCGAAGTCAACTGCCTCTCATTCAATCCCTACAGCGAATTTATTCTAGCCACCGGCTCTGCGGATAAG acCGTAGCTTTATGGGATCTGCGtaacttaaaattaaaactcCATACCTTCGAATCTCATAAAGATGAAATTTTCCAG GTCCACTGGTCTCCACATAATGAAACTATTCTGGCTTCAAGTGGTACTGACCGCCGCCTGAATGTGTGGGATTTAAG TAAAATTGGGGAAGAACAATCAGCAGAAGATGCAGAAGATGGGCCTCCAGAACTCCTG TTTATTCATGGAGGACACACTGCTAAGATTTCAGATTTTAGCTGGAACCCCAATGAGCCTTGGGTCATTTGCTCAGTGTCTGAGGATAACATCATGCAGATATGGCAAATG gctgaaaatatttacaacgATGAAGAGTCAGATGTCACGACATCCGAACTGGAGGGACAAGGATCTTAA
- the RBBP7 gene encoding histone-binding protein RBBP7 isoform X3 codes for MASKEMFEDTVEERVINEEYKIWKKNTPFLYDLVMTHALQWPSLTVQWLPEVTKPEGKDYALHWLVLGTHTSDEQNHLVVARVHIPNDDAQFDASHCDSDKGEFGGFGSVTGKIECEIKINHEGEVNRARYMPQNPHIIATKTPSSDVLVFDYTKHPAKPDPSGECNPDLRLRGHQKEGYGLSWNSNLSGHLLSASDDHTVCLWDINAGPKEGKIVDAKAIFTGHSAVVEDVAWHLLHESLFGSVADDQKLMIWDTRSNTTSKPSHLVDAHTAEVNCLSFNPYSEFILATGSADKTVALWDLRNLKLKLHTFESHKDEIFQVHWSPHNETILASSGTDRRLNVWDLSKIGEEQSAEDAEDGPPELLFIHGGHTAKISDFSWNPNEPWVICSVSEDNIMQIWQMAENIYNDEESDVTTSELEGQGS; via the exons ATGGCGAGTAAAGAGA TGTTTGAAGATACTGTGGAGGAGCGTGTCATCAATGAAGAATATAAAATCTGGAAGAAGAATACACCGTTTCTGTATGACCTGGTTATGACCCATGCTCTTCAGTGGCCCAGTCTTACCGTTCAGTGGCTTCCTGAAGTGACTAA aCCGGAAGGAAAAGATTATGCCCTTCATTGGCTAGTGCTGGGGACTCATACGTCTGATGAACAGAATCATCTGGTGGTTGCTCGAGTACATATTCCCAATGATGATGCGCAGTTTGATGCTTCCCATTGTGACAGTGACAAGGGTG AATTTGGTGGCTTTGGTTCTGTAACAGGAAAAATTGAATGTGAAATTAAAATCAATCATGAAGGAGAAGTAAACCGTGCTCGTTACATGCCGCAGAATCCTCACATCATTGCTACAAAAACACCATCTTCTGATGTGTTGGTTTTTGACTATACAAAACACCCTGCTAAACCAG aCCCAAGTGGAGAATGTAATCCTGATCTCAGGTTAAGAGGTCACCAGAAGGAAGGCTATGGTCTTTCCTGGAATTCGAATTTGAGTGGACATCTCCTAAGTGCATCTGATGACCAT ACTGTCTGTCTATGGGATATAAACGCAGGACCAAAAGAAGGCAAAATTGTGGATGCTAAAGCGATCTTTACTGGCCACTCAGCTGTTGTAGAGGATGTGGCCTGGCACCTGCTGCACGAGTCATTGTTTGGATCTGTTGCTGATGATCAGAAACTTATGAT ATGGGACACCAGGTCCAATACCACCTCCAAGCCGAGCCACTTGGTGGATGCGCACACTGCCGAAGTCAACTGCCTCTCATTCAATCCCTACAGCGAATTTATTCTAGCCACCGGCTCTGCGGATAAG acCGTAGCTTTATGGGATCTGCGtaacttaaaattaaaactcCATACCTTCGAATCTCATAAAGATGAAATTTTCCAG GTCCACTGGTCTCCACATAATGAAACTATTCTGGCTTCAAGTGGTACTGACCGCCGCCTGAATGTGTGGGATTTAAG TAAAATTGGGGAAGAACAATCAGCAGAAGATGCAGAAGATGGGCCTCCAGAACTCCTG TTTATTCATGGAGGACACACTGCTAAGATTTCAGATTTTAGCTGGAACCCCAATGAGCCTTGGGTCATTTGCTCAGTGTCTGAGGATAACATCATGCAGATATGGCAAATG gctgaaaatatttacaacgATGAAGAGTCAGATGTCACGACATCCGAACTGGAGGGACAAGGATCTTAA